A stretch of Geobacter sp. DNA encodes these proteins:
- a CDS encoding CusA/CzcA family heavy metal efflux RND transporter: protein MIEKIIEYSARNRVIVLMLYALVVAWGIWAVYRTPVDAIPDLSDNQVIVFTEYPGRSPQVVEDQVTYPLAVNLQGLPMVKAVRASSAFGFSMIYVIFEDKADIYWARTRVLERLNYAASLLPPSVRPTLGPDGTGVGHVFWYTIDGPGYDLEQLRTLQDWFVRYQLNTVPGVAEVASIGGFVREYQIDLDPNKLLAYKISVGQVMEAVGRSNKDVGGRLLEQSDAEYLIRGQGYVKSLADLEDIVVGADMRGTPVSVRNLGTVQLGGAIRRGMLDMNGQGEAVGGIVVMRYGENAKDVIDRVKEKIAALQKGLPPGVKINVSYDRSDLISRAIDTLKHALAEESVVVSLVILAFLLHFQSSLVIVLTLPISVLIAFITMKLMGVTSNIMSLGGIAIAIGVLVDAGVIMVENCYRHLSELPPEERAEKRLETVIASAKQVGRAIFFSLAIIVLSFVPVFLLEGQEGKLFHPLAFTKTFSMVGSAIIAITLVPVLMFFFMRGKMPPESANPVSLFFIRIYSPIIRWVLKWKKTTIALNIAALALAVPLFMHLGSEFMPPLDEGSLLYMPVTLPNISITEAKRLIQVQDRIIKEVPEVEHVLGKVGRAETSTDPAPVSMFESIIILKPKEAWRKGLTKADIVAELDAKLQQIGVRNGWTQPIINRINMLSTGVRTDLGVKIFGNDLNVLKDLAVAAEGILKTVPGSADVVAERVTGGNYIDIDIDREAAARYNVKVGDIQDIIETALGGETLSTTVEGRNRFPIRVRYLREYRDSIPSMQRILVSGMNGETQVPLSLVTRIKVSTGAPEINSEGGLLRSIVFLNVRGRDMGGFVTEAKQVLEKQLKLPPGYYVAWSGQWENQIRAKQRLQYLVPAGMLIIFILLYFTFHSALEASMVMLSVPFALVGGVYLVAALGYNLSVAVWVGFIALYGVAVETGVVMVIYLHEALDKRLQKGPVTEQDIYDATFEGAVLRLRPKLMTVAVALLGLVPIMWSTGTGADVMKPIAAPMIGGMISSAIHVLIMTPVIFVLMKKRDLRKGRLHYSGMKH from the coding sequence GTGATCGAAAAAATCATCGAATATTCCGCCCGCAACCGGGTGATCGTCCTGATGCTCTATGCGCTGGTAGTGGCATGGGGGATCTGGGCTGTCTACCGGACTCCGGTGGACGCCATCCCCGACCTGTCGGACAACCAGGTCATCGTCTTCACCGAGTATCCGGGACGCTCTCCCCAGGTGGTGGAGGACCAGGTGACCTATCCCCTGGCGGTCAACCTGCAGGGGCTCCCCATGGTCAAGGCGGTGCGCGCCTCGTCGGCCTTCGGCTTCTCCATGATCTACGTGATCTTCGAGGACAAGGCAGACATCTACTGGGCCAGGACCCGTGTCCTTGAGCGGCTCAACTACGCTGCTTCGCTCCTCCCCCCCAGCGTCCGGCCCACCCTGGGACCGGACGGCACCGGTGTCGGCCACGTCTTCTGGTACACCATCGACGGGCCGGGGTACGACCTGGAGCAACTGCGCACCCTACAGGACTGGTTTGTCCGCTACCAGTTGAACACCGTTCCCGGGGTGGCCGAGGTCGCCTCCATCGGCGGGTTTGTCCGCGAATACCAGATCGATCTCGACCCCAACAAGCTGCTTGCTTACAAGATCTCGGTCGGCCAGGTGATGGAGGCGGTGGGGCGCTCCAACAAGGACGTGGGGGGGCGGCTCCTGGAACAGTCCGATGCCGAGTACCTGATCCGCGGCCAAGGATACGTGAAGTCGCTGGCCGACCTGGAGGATATCGTGGTCGGGGCCGACATGCGCGGCACCCCGGTCTCTGTCAGGAATCTGGGTACGGTGCAGCTGGGAGGCGCTATCCGGCGCGGGATGCTGGACATGAACGGCCAAGGTGAGGCGGTCGGCGGCATCGTGGTCATGCGCTACGGCGAAAATGCCAAGGACGTGATCGACCGGGTCAAGGAGAAGATCGCGGCACTGCAAAAGGGGCTGCCGCCGGGGGTGAAGATCAATGTCTCCTACGACCGCTCCGATCTGATCAGCCGGGCCATAGACACCCTGAAGCATGCCCTGGCCGAGGAATCTGTGGTGGTCTCCCTGGTGATCCTCGCCTTCCTGCTCCACTTCCAGAGCTCGCTGGTGATCGTCCTGACCCTGCCCATCTCGGTGCTGATCGCCTTCATCACCATGAAGCTGATGGGGGTCACCTCCAACATCATGTCCCTGGGGGGGATCGCCATCGCCATCGGTGTGCTGGTGGATGCCGGGGTAATCATGGTTGAGAACTGCTACCGCCACCTTTCCGAGCTGCCGCCGGAGGAACGGGCGGAAAAGCGGCTGGAGACGGTCATTGCCTCGGCCAAACAGGTGGGGAGGGCGATCTTCTTCTCGCTCGCCATCATCGTCCTCTCCTTCGTGCCGGTCTTCCTGCTGGAAGGGCAGGAGGGGAAACTGTTTCACCCGCTCGCCTTCACCAAGACCTTCTCAATGGTCGGCTCGGCGATCATCGCCATCACCCTGGTGCCGGTGCTGATGTTCTTTTTCATGCGGGGGAAGATGCCGCCGGAGAGTGCCAACCCGGTATCCCTCTTCTTCATCAGGATCTATTCACCCATAATCCGCTGGGTGCTGAAATGGAAAAAGACCACCATCGCCCTGAATATCGCTGCCCTGGCCCTGGCCGTGCCGCTCTTCATGCACCTCGGCTCCGAGTTCATGCCCCCCCTGGACGAGGGGTCGCTGCTCTACATGCCGGTCACCCTCCCCAATATCTCCATCACCGAGGCCAAGCGGCTGATCCAGGTCCAGGACCGGATCATCAAGGAGGTGCCCGAGGTGGAGCATGTGCTGGGCAAGGTGGGGCGGGCAGAGACCTCCACCGATCCGGCGCCGGTCTCCATGTTCGAGAGCATCATCATCCTCAAGCCGAAGGAGGCGTGGCGAAAAGGGCTCACCAAGGCTGACATTGTTGCCGAGCTGGATGCCAAACTGCAGCAGATCGGGGTGCGCAACGGCTGGACCCAGCCGATCATCAACCGGATCAACATGCTCTCCACCGGGGTACGCACCGACCTGGGGGTGAAGATCTTCGGCAATGACCTGAACGTCTTGAAGGACCTGGCCGTCGCGGCGGAAGGTATCCTCAAGACCGTGCCCGGCTCGGCCGACGTGGTTGCCGAACGGGTCACCGGCGGCAACTACATCGACATCGACATCGACCGGGAGGCTGCGGCGCGCTACAACGTCAAGGTTGGCGATATCCAGGACATCATCGAGACTGCGCTGGGGGGCGAGACCCTCTCCACCACGGTGGAAGGGCGCAACCGTTTCCCGATCCGGGTTCGCTACCTGCGGGAATACCGCGACAGCATCCCCTCCATGCAGCGGATCCTGGTCTCCGGCATGAACGGCGAGACCCAGGTGCCGCTCTCCCTGGTGACCAGGATCAAGGTCTCCACCGGCGCCCCGGAGATCAACAGCGAGGGGGGGCTGCTCCGCTCCATTGTCTTCCTCAACGTGCGGGGCCGCGACATGGGGGGCTTTGTCACCGAGGCGAAACAGGTACTGGAAAAGCAGCTGAAGCTCCCGCCGGGCTACTATGTCGCCTGGTCGGGCCAGTGGGAGAACCAGATCCGCGCCAAGCAGCGGCTGCAGTACCTGGTCCCTGCCGGGATGCTGATCATCTTCATCCTGCTCTATTTCACCTTCCACTCGGCCCTTGAGGCGTCCATGGTAATGCTGTCGGTCCCCTTTGCCCTGGTAGGGGGGGTCTACCTGGTAGCGGCGCTCGGCTACAACCTGTCGGTGGCGGTCTGGGTCGGCTTCATCGCCCTCTACGGGGTGGCGGTGGAGACCGGGGTGGTGATGGTGATCTACCTGCACGAGGCACTGGATAAGCGGTTGCAGAAAGGGCCGGTGACGGAGCAGGATATCTACGACGCCACCTTCGAGGGGGCGGTGCTCCGGCTGCGTCCCAAGCTGATGACCGTGGCCGTGGCGCTTCTTGGCCTGGTGCCGATCATGTGGTCGACCGGCACCGGCGCCGATGTCATGAAGCCGATCGCCGCGCCAATGATCGGCGGCATGATCTCCTCTGCCATCCATGTTTTGATCATGACGCCGGTGATCTTTGTACTCATGAAAAAGCGGGACCTGAGGAAGGGGAGGCTCCACTATTCAGGGATGAAACACTAG
- a CDS encoding efflux RND transporter periplasmic adaptor subunit: MSLSRKITILVALIALVAVAGGAYYYFRHAGHDHAAEKSGTAAQGKVQYTCPMHPFIIKDQPGTCPICGMDLVKKVEGAEGTPEERARLGEIALSPTQQVIANVATVKVNREPLTREIQAVGIVQYDQSRQAKVTAWVAGRLDRLYVDAVGETVSRGRPVAEVYSPELVAAQQEYLLALKSREQLKDSSIAAISQGGEGLVASARQRLKLMGVKDAQIADLERSGEATIRLAIYTPISGVVIEKLVQQGQYVNLGDPLFNVADLSRIWVDLDIFESDLALVKVGQRAEITAQSYPGRTFSGRVALVNPFLDPKTRTVKVRVELANPGLILKPDMFVNARIRVPLGETLTVPVSALIDTGKRQVVWVRVKPGLFAPRDVEIGQRAGDKVQILKGLFRGDVVAASGGYLIDSEAQLSGGNKAEHAGHAAPSTPLEPGTDTRQKPAAPKGGLDMGDMKM; encoded by the coding sequence ATGAGCCTCTCCAGAAAGATTACCATCCTCGTAGCCCTGATCGCCCTCGTTGCCGTTGCCGGGGGGGCATACTACTATTTCCGCCATGCCGGGCACGACCATGCCGCGGAAAAGAGCGGCACAGCGGCACAGGGAAAGGTGCAGTACACCTGCCCCATGCACCCGTTCATCATCAAGGATCAGCCCGGCACCTGTCCCATCTGCGGGATGGATCTGGTTAAGAAGGTGGAGGGGGCTGAAGGGACGCCCGAGGAACGGGCCAGGCTGGGAGAGATCGCACTCTCCCCCACCCAGCAGGTGATCGCCAACGTGGCAACCGTGAAGGTGAACCGGGAGCCGCTTACCAGAGAGATCCAGGCGGTCGGCATCGTTCAGTACGACCAGTCGCGACAGGCAAAGGTGACCGCCTGGGTGGCGGGCCGGCTGGACCGCCTGTATGTAGATGCCGTGGGGGAAACCGTGAGCAGGGGGCGGCCGGTGGCCGAGGTCTATTCGCCCGAGCTGGTTGCGGCCCAACAGGAGTATCTGCTGGCGCTCAAAAGCCGCGAGCAGCTTAAGGATTCGTCCATCGCGGCCATCTCCCAGGGTGGAGAGGGGCTGGTTGCCTCGGCCCGGCAGCGGCTGAAGCTGATGGGGGTGAAGGATGCACAGATCGCCGACCTGGAACGGTCGGGTGAGGCCACCATCCGGCTTGCCATCTATACTCCCATCTCCGGAGTGGTGATCGAGAAACTGGTGCAGCAGGGGCAGTACGTCAACCTGGGCGACCCCCTGTTCAACGTGGCCGACCTCTCCCGTATCTGGGTGGATCTGGACATCTTCGAGAGCGACCTGGCCCTGGTGAAGGTGGGGCAGCGGGCAGAAATCACCGCCCAGTCCTATCCCGGACGCACCTTTTCCGGGCGGGTGGCGCTCGTCAACCCGTTCCTCGACCCCAAGACCAGGACCGTCAAGGTACGGGTCGAGCTGGCAAATCCTGGCCTCATCCTCAAGCCCGACATGTTCGTCAACGCCCGGATCAGGGTGCCGCTCGGCGAGACATTGACGGTGCCGGTGTCAGCCCTTATCGATACCGGCAAGCGCCAAGTGGTCTGGGTCCGGGTCAAGCCGGGGCTCTTTGCCCCCCGCGACGTGGAGATCGGCCAGCGGGCCGGCGACAAGGTCCAGATCCTCAAAGGCCTTTTCAGGGGGGATGTAGTGGCGGCCAGCGGCGGTTACCTGATCGATTCCGAGGCCCAGCTCTCCGGCGGCAACAAAGCGGAACATGCCGGCCATGCCGCGCCGTCGACACCGCTGGAGCCGGGGACAGATACAAGGCAGAAACCGGCAGCGCCAAAGGGCGGCCTGGATATGGGCGATATGAAGATGTAA
- a CDS encoding TolC family protein — translation MLLLALSLPLAAVAEERLPPATERLDELVAFSLANNPELRSSQARWQMYAGRIRQAGALDDPMLMLKIQNGILSDPLNFSKDPMTQKVIGISQQIPFWGKRALREEIASHEAAAFRWQLEERKLELARMVKESWYQLYMTDRALEIVARNIRIMDDFITLAQTKYSVGQGVQQDIFRAQVERSKMLEMQITLRQQRTSQQAVLNTLAGRPADTPVGAIPDFAVSPVKETAQELQAAAEEHRPQLRQTQALIEKGKAGHRLAQKEFYPDVNLSFELMQRNPTMNDEGLNMYSLGVTFNLPVIRERREAMLAESSAETGMATAELAAVRNAINSGIVDLLAQLDRRRQLIDLYKTGIIPQAQQSLESSTIAYRVGKVDLLTLMESRITLFNYEREYYDSLADYQMRRAQLEALVGTELH, via the coding sequence ATGCTCCTGCTGGCTCTTTCCCTGCCGCTTGCGGCCGTTGCAGAGGAGCGTCTCCCACCGGCAACGGAGAGACTGGACGAGTTGGTGGCATTCTCCCTTGCCAACAACCCGGAACTCAGGTCGTCACAGGCGCGCTGGCAGATGTACGCCGGCAGGATCAGGCAGGCCGGGGCTCTGGATGACCCGATGCTGATGCTGAAGATCCAGAACGGCATCCTGAGCGACCCCCTGAATTTCAGCAAGGACCCGATGACCCAGAAGGTGATCGGCATCTCCCAGCAGATCCCTTTCTGGGGGAAACGGGCGCTCAGGGAAGAGATCGCCAGCCACGAGGCCGCAGCCTTCCGCTGGCAGCTGGAGGAGCGCAAGCTCGAACTGGCCCGGATGGTCAAGGAGTCCTGGTACCAGCTCTACATGACCGACCGCGCCTTGGAGATCGTTGCCCGCAACATCCGGATCATGGACGATTTCATCACCCTGGCACAGACCAAATATAGTGTGGGGCAGGGGGTGCAGCAGGACATCTTCCGCGCCCAGGTGGAGCGGTCGAAGATGCTGGAGATGCAGATAACGCTCAGGCAGCAGCGGACGAGCCAGCAGGCCGTGCTCAATACCCTGGCGGGCCGGCCCGCCGATACCCCGGTGGGGGCGATCCCCGATTTCGCCGTTTCCCCGGTGAAAGAGACCGCGCAAGAGCTGCAAGCAGCGGCCGAAGAACACCGCCCCCAGCTCAGACAGACCCAGGCGCTGATCGAGAAGGGGAAGGCCGGGCACCGGCTGGCGCAGAAGGAGTTCTATCCCGATGTCAACCTCTCCTTCGAGCTGATGCAGCGCAACCCGACCATGAACGACGAAGGGCTCAACATGTATTCCCTGGGGGTGACCTTCAACCTGCCGGTGATCCGTGAGCGGCGCGAGGCGATGCTGGCCGAGTCCTCCGCCGAGACCGGCATGGCAACAGCCGAGCTTGCAGCGGTGCGCAATGCCATCAACAGCGGCATCGTCGACCTGCTGGCCCAGCTTGATCGCCGCCGCCAGCTGATCGACCTCTACAAGACCGGCATCATCCCCCAGGCGCAGCAGTCACTGGAATCGTCCACCATTGCCTACCGGGTGGGGAAGGTGGACCTGCTCACCCTGATGGAAAGCCGGATCACGCTGTTCAATTACGAACGAGAGTATTACGACTCGCTGGCCGACTACCAGATGCGCCGGGCCCAGCTCGAAGCGCTGGTCGGCACCGAGCTGCACTGA
- a CDS encoding response regulator: MTPRILVIDDDASLRRVLEYNLEEEGYEVLAAASGEEGLRLFAAHAPALVITDMKMTGIDGFQVLRQVKEQAPETLVIIITAFGAVDAAVEAMKLGAYDYITKPFKRDELKLIVAKALHLRGLSEENRRLREELTDRQDFQRIIGTSRAMERVFEMVRKVADTEATVLITGESGTGKELVARAIHARSSRRDGPFVAINCAAIPRDLLESELFGHVKGAFTGAIRDKTGRFRHAESGTIFLDEVGDLPLELQPKLLRVLQERMVEPVGGSAPIRLDVRVITATNADLEQAIESGAFREDLYYRLAVIPIHLPPLRERREDIPLLLRHFSAQHGAPDVTFDREATEALSRYPWPGNVRELENTVERMLIMRQGDTVTVADLPERVRSGGARREGSRIVNLPDEGYPLEQLEREVVIEALERNGWNQTSAARFLRIPRHTLIYRMEKYGIRTPDR, encoded by the coding sequence ATGACGCCGCGCATCCTGGTCATTGACGACGATGCATCGCTGCGCCGGGTTCTGGAATACAACCTGGAGGAGGAGGGGTATGAGGTTCTGGCCGCTGCCTCCGGCGAGGAAGGGCTCAGGCTCTTTGCCGCACATGCACCCGCCCTGGTGATCACCGACATGAAGATGACCGGGATCGACGGGTTCCAGGTGCTGCGCCAGGTGAAGGAACAGGCGCCCGAAACCCTAGTCATCATCATCACCGCCTTTGGTGCCGTCGACGCCGCGGTGGAGGCGATGAAGCTCGGAGCCTACGACTATATCACCAAACCGTTCAAGCGGGACGAGCTGAAGCTGATCGTTGCCAAGGCGCTGCACCTGAGGGGGCTGTCCGAGGAGAACCGGCGGCTGCGGGAAGAACTGACCGACCGCCAGGATTTCCAGCGGATCATCGGCACCTCCCGCGCCATGGAGCGGGTCTTCGAGATGGTGCGAAAGGTGGCCGACACCGAGGCCACGGTGCTGATCACCGGCGAATCCGGGACCGGCAAGGAGCTGGTGGCGCGGGCGATCCATGCCCGGAGCTCCCGTCGGGACGGGCCGTTCGTTGCCATCAACTGTGCCGCCATCCCCCGCGACCTGTTGGAGAGCGAGCTGTTCGGCCATGTGAAAGGGGCATTTACCGGTGCCATCCGCGACAAGACCGGCAGATTTCGGCATGCCGAAAGCGGGACGATCTTTCTCGACGAGGTGGGAGATCTCCCGTTGGAGCTGCAGCCCAAACTGTTGCGGGTGCTGCAGGAGCGGATGGTCGAACCGGTGGGGGGGAGCGCGCCGATCAGGCTGGATGTGCGGGTCATCACCGCCACCAATGCCGACCTGGAACAGGCGATCGAAAGCGGGGCCTTTCGCGAGGACCTTTACTACCGCCTGGCGGTGATCCCGATCCATCTTCCCCCCCTGCGCGAGCGGCGGGAGGATATCCCGCTTTTGCTGAGGCATTTCAGTGCCCAGCACGGCGCGCCCGATGTCACCTTCGACCGTGAGGCCACCGAGGCGCTCAGCCGCTACCCTTGGCCGGGCAACGTGCGGGAACTGGAGAACACCGTGGAGCGGATGCTGATCATGCGCCAGGGGGATACGGTCACGGTTGCCGATCTCCCCGAACGGGTCCGCTCGGGAGGAGCCCGGCGGGAGGGGTCGCGCATCGTCAACCTCCCGGACGAGGGCTACCCCCTGGAGCAGCTGGAACGGGAGGTGGTTATCGAGGCGCTGGAACGGAACGGCTGGAACCAGACCTCGGCGGCCCGATTCCTCAGGATTCCGCGCCATACCCTGATCTATCGCATGGAAAAATACGGGATCAGGACACCGGATCGATAG